In a genomic window of Thermoproteus tenax Kra 1:
- a CDS encoding translation initiation factor IF-2 subunit gamma, with protein MGFVYPDGIISTAGHVDAGKTSVVYALSGVWVARHSDEVKKAMTIKLGYTQIGIYDCPGSEYPLTDGLLDKGKCPDGSEPKLRRKISILDVPGHEVLIATMVSGAAAVDAALMVIDATMSVPQPQTAEHFAVLDIIGVRNMVVAQNKVDLVPKEKALENYGQIKKFLGGTWAERSPVVPVSALHKVNIDALAMYIERITPKREADLSKPARMSVLRSFNVNPPGTPVEKLRGGVLGGTLLQGAVRLGDEIEIRPGLKVDKPNAPYQPLLTKVVGIEYGGEKAEEARPGGLVGLMTTLDPALTKADALAGSVAGKPGTLPPVWTVLELEVKELPRHGERPEPLKQGETVLVSIGSATVFGVVQSVRKDVATIALRKAVVAEQGDKAVITRQIKNRWLVSNYGVLKGGKAVLD; from the coding sequence ATGGGCTTCGTCTACCCCGATGGGATAATATCGACTGCAGGCCACGTTGACGCGGGCAAGACCAGCGTAGTCTACGCGCTCTCTGGGGTCTGGGTGGCGCGCCACAGCGATGAGGTCAAGAAGGCTATGACGATAAAGTTGGGCTATACTCAGATCGGCATATACGACTGCCCAGGATCGGAGTACCCCCTCACTGACGGGCTGTTGGACAAGGGCAAGTGCCCCGACGGGTCGGAGCCCAAGCTGCGCAGAAAGATCTCCATCTTGGACGTGCCAGGCCACGAGGTGTTGATCGCCACAATGGTGTCGGGGGCCGCCGCAGTCGACGCGGCCCTCATGGTCATAGACGCCACGATGTCGGTCCCCCAGCCTCAGACGGCCGAACACTTCGCCGTGTTGGACATAATCGGCGTCAGAAACATGGTGGTGGCGCAGAACAAGGTCGACTTAGTTCCCAAGGAGAAGGCTCTGGAGAACTACGGCCAGATAAAGAAGTTCTTGGGCGGGACGTGGGCCGAGAGGTCGCCCGTAGTCCCAGTCTCGGCGCTCCACAAGGTCAACATAGACGCCCTGGCCATGTATATAGAGCGGATAACCCCCAAGAGGGAGGCCGATCTGTCCAAGCCGGCGCGTATGTCCGTCCTCAGGAGCTTCAACGTCAATCCGCCTGGGACTCCCGTGGAGAAGCTGAGGGGAGGCGTGTTGGGGGGCACGTTGTTGCAGGGCGCAGTGAGGCTCGGCGACGAGATAGAGATAAGGCCGGGGCTCAAAGTGGACAAGCCCAATGCGCCGTATCAGCCTCTGTTGACTAAAGTCGTCGGTATAGAGTACGGCGGAGAGAAGGCCGAGGAGGCCAGGCCGGGCGGGCTCGTGGGATTGATGACGACGCTGGACCCCGCCTTGACTAAGGCCGATGCGCTGGCGGGCTCAGTGGCGGGGAAGCCGGGCACGCTGCCGCCGGTCTGGACAGTCCTCGAGCTGGAGGTGAAGGAGCTCCCGAGGCATGGGGAGAGGCCCGAGCCACTAAAACAGGGGGAGACCGTTTTAGTGTCCATAGGCTCAGCGACGGTGTTCGGAGTAGTGCAGTCCGTCCGAAAGGACGTTGCAACTATCGCTCTGAGGAAGGCCGTCGTCGCCGAGCAGGGCGACAAGGCGGTGATAACTAGGCAGATCAAGAACAGGTGGCTCGTGAGCAACTACGGCGTATTGAAAGGCGGGAAGGCCGTCCTAGACTAG
- a CDS encoding XRE family transcriptional regulator: MEYKLGSRLSELRKRRGLSLSQLARLAGISKSTLWEIENDRISPSVNTLWAIANALGVPFGELVTYDIVVKDEGVEVRLIERVENKEVYLMKLRSHVIKRSEPHRNSPIEIVQVIKGAMIVGSRDNLSLVGEGDFAKFYGGREHLYMAVGGDAEAVVTLIYGSKDESPTIHYKNIRKVNIPRYRDLIDENVENNFLKILINAVNRLRTIEGLEGSLTADVLNAEILTLGGKLTIPKAVREGARKLSQNARSSERLYELLRPGYAEQVIYVAYELERRGIRDVLSLGCGPAYRERMLKEILNLGITCVEAPKKATSTFPTLDELPEEAGAVVSFGSSHYIDVLELTSRLSRGGVLIVADEFIDHFASEKARKLNVVKHHLVYLLDIPLEAFREELLSAYNAAAEGKLRTALNILSRVYVDISEGIKGEGGTDEEKAFSNFYRLELTSLLLGVIEERKTSVVKFVSEAAGRGLRLESHYKVYSTGEGKFGGGAHVLAFRRV, from the coding sequence ATGGAGTACAAACTTGGGAGTAGATTGTCTGAGCTGAGGAAGAGGAGGGGCCTCAGCCTTTCGCAGTTGGCCAGATTGGCGGGCATCTCGAAATCGACTCTGTGGGAAATAGAAAACGATAGAATAAGCCCCTCCGTTAACACGCTCTGGGCCATTGCCAATGCCCTGGGCGTTCCCTTCGGCGAACTCGTAACCTACGACATTGTCGTTAAAGACGAGGGAGTCGAAGTTCGGTTAATAGAACGTGTAGAGAATAAGGAGGTCTACCTAATGAAGCTACGCTCCCACGTAATAAAGCGCTCTGAGCCCCACAGAAACTCGCCGATCGAAATAGTACAGGTCATTAAAGGGGCGATGATCGTCGGGAGCAGAGACAATCTATCCTTAGTCGGCGAGGGGGATTTTGCAAAGTTCTACGGAGGCAGGGAGCACCTCTACATGGCCGTAGGAGGCGACGCGGAGGCCGTTGTAACATTAATCTATGGCTCAAAAGATGAATCACCAACAATTCACTATAAAAACATTAGAAAAGTAAATATTCCCAGATATAGAGATTTAATAGATGAAAACGTTGAAAACAATTTTTTAAAAATTCTGATCAACGCAGTAAATAGACTCCGGACAATTGAGGGGTTGGAGGGGAGTTTAACAGCCGATGTGCTTAATGCAGAAATACTAACGCTTGGGGGGAAGTTGACAATTCCCAAGGCGGTGAGGGAGGGCGCGAGAAAGCTCAGCCAAAACGCAAGATCGTCTGAGCGCCTATATGAGCTGCTACGCCCAGGCTACGCAGAGCAGGTGATCTACGTCGCATATGAACTAGAGAGAAGGGGTATCAGAGACGTTCTGAGCTTAGGCTGCGGCCCGGCGTATCGCGAGAGGATGTTGAAGGAGATATTGAACTTGGGCATAACTTGCGTAGAGGCTCCCAAAAAGGCAACCTCCACATTCCCAACGCTGGACGAACTACCGGAGGAGGCGGGCGCAGTCGTCTCATTCGGCTCCTCCCACTACATCGACGTCCTCGAGCTGACCTCCCGGTTGAGTAGGGGAGGGGTTTTGATAGTGGCCGACGAGTTTATAGATCACTTCGCCAGCGAGAAGGCGAGGAAGTTGAACGTAGTTAAGCACCACTTGGTGTATTTGCTCGATATACCGCTGGAGGCTTTTCGAGAGGAACTGCTTTCGGCATACAACGCGGCCGCTGAGGGAAAACTGAGGACTGCACTGAACATCTTATCTAGGGTTTACGTCGATATTAGCGAGGGGATTAAAGGCGAGGGCGGCACCGACGAGGAGAAAGCCTTCTCGAACTTCTACCGCCTAGAGCTGACGTCGCTGCTGCTAGGCGTTATCGAGGAGAGGAAGACGTCAGTTGTAAAGTTCGTCTCCGAGGCCGCCGGGCGTGGCCTGAGGCTTGAGTCCCACTACAAGGTCTATTCAACTGGCGAGGGGAAGTTTGGAGGCGGGGCCCACGTGTTGGCGTTCAGAAGGGTATGA
- a CDS encoding DMT family transporter, whose translation MNKKAEGILEMVVTTAIWGSVSILSIYSGLPSPVFVFFRVFFTALSLLLLLRNVKVQLLRDRLIAASGVFLALNWIFLFYSVAMLPVSIAVMIYYTGPVFSMFVMHFIGEKLSRVKLLSAAISFAGLSVIINPFVTMGSEGAGASLGLILAILSGVSYGLLIVFNKLSVGRLANPLELVLCQTLISTAITFPFLLILHFELNAYSIAIVLVSALVNTLLALFLWYDALRKISVHTASILSYLDPVFATLFAYIFLGQVPAKTTMLGGALIIIGGVMAILEEVAKAKKGA comes from the coding sequence ATGAACAAAAAGGCGGAGGGCATACTCGAAATGGTTGTAACCACAGCGATCTGGGGTAGCGTATCTATTCTCTCAATATACTCCGGCCTGCCGTCTCCCGTGTTTGTGTTTTTCAGAGTCTTCTTCACAGCCCTCTCTCTGCTCCTGCTCCTCAGAAACGTCAAGGTCCAGCTGTTGAGGGATAGGCTCATCGCGGCTTCAGGCGTGTTTTTGGCGCTTAACTGGATCTTCCTATTCTACTCCGTGGCGATGCTCCCAGTTTCTATTGCTGTTATGATCTACTACACGGGGCCCGTCTTCTCCATGTTCGTGATGCACTTCATCGGTGAAAAATTGAGTCGGGTTAAACTGCTGTCTGCAGCGATCTCGTTCGCCGGCCTTTCCGTCATAATAAATCCGTTTGTGACGATGGGTTCGGAGGGGGCTGGCGCGAGCTTAGGGCTTATTTTGGCGATTCTCAGCGGAGTGAGCTACGGCTTGCTAATAGTGTTTAACAAATTATCTGTTGGCAGATTGGCTAATCCGCTGGAGTTGGTGCTTTGCCAAACTTTGATATCGACCGCCATCACCTTCCCATTTCTGCTAATTCTGCATTTCGAGCTTAACGCCTACAGTATAGCTATTGTGCTAGTTTCAGCTCTAGTAAATACGCTACTGGCTTTATTCCTATGGTACGACGCCTTGAGGAAGATAAGCGTCCACACAGCCTCGATCCTTAGCTATTTAGACCCCGTATTTGCGACGCTCTTCGCCTACATCTTCCTGGGGCAGGTCCCGGCTAAGACAACGATGTTGGGGGGCGCGTTGATAATAATTGGCGGAGTAATGGCTATCCTTGAGGAGGTCGCTAAAGCGAAGAAGGGGGCGTGA